The following proteins come from a genomic window of Crassostrea angulata isolate pt1a10 chromosome 1, ASM2561291v2, whole genome shotgun sequence:
- the LOC128170898 gene encoding uncharacterized protein LOC128170898 isoform X2, translating to MQENELSQSVGSMNDSWNYNGSLVVDTKTLASLNVSSPLQATHLMVSYRVLNNQVLVSQFFPTLVYVCILFILGVIGNALVCYVYKIKWKIKKKPSTLFILVLAGYDLVNCFVTMPFEMALVCNYMSFDFPIACKLSKFLTYGLNAASTVILLGIAIDRLLGIRYGFKLGSLTMRQARIIVGLSVFIGILTTWPTLFLYGTYEEGYTICQQRNKTVKSNDASIETTKICSKSDTDLCNLADQSTSIDYSKEKDKSTLSLFSKSEGNGYNSFSKTDLFLQQESKPESRDRSGSEAIGSLLTLLKINRDSQKHRSSTFSNSEGKRFGPSFKARKTTFMLFTVTIVYILTFLPFCVLSIIDLHRPHLQMNDASIVELNFYHLLFRSYMLSMAVNPIIFSFLNKHFRSECFSLLKDAVLCIISCFLIKKV from the exons ATGCAAGAAAATGAGTTATCGCAGAGTGTTGGTAGTATGAACGATTCATGGAATTATAACGGGTCCCTAGTGGTGGATACTAAAACGCTTGCATCGTTAAATGTAAGCTCTCCTCTGCAGGCGACGCATTTAATGGTCAGCTACAGAGTCCTCAATAACCAAGTCCTGGTGTCGCAGTTTTTCCCTACTTTGGTATACGTTtgcattttgttcattttgggGGTAATCGGAAACGCCTTGGTGTGCTACGTCTACAAAAtcaaatggaaaataaaaaagaagccATCCACTCTATTCATCCTTGTTTTGGCTGGCTACGACCTGGTTAACTGCTTCGTTACCATGCCATTCGAGATGGCGTTGGTATGCAATTACATGTCCTTTGACTTTCCAATCGCCTGCAAgctttcaaaatttttgactTACGGCTTAAATGCAGCATCTACTGTCATTCTTCTGGGAATAGCCATTGACAGATTATTGGGTATTCGATATGGATTTAAGCTAGGATCTCTGACAATGAGACAAGCGCGAATAATTGTGGGGCTGTCCGTATTTATAGGAATTTTGACAACTTGGCCAACTTTATTTCTTTATGGTACTTACGAAGAAG GATATACAATATGTCAGCAACGGAATAAGACAGTCAAAAGTAATGACGCAAGCATAGAAACGACGAAGATCTGCAGTAAATCAGACACAGACCTCTGTAATCTCGCCGATCAATCCACCTCCATCgattattcaaaagaaaaagataaaagCACCTTAAGTCTGTTTAGCAAAAGTGAAGGCAATGGATACAATTCCTTTTCCAAGACCGACCTGTTTCTGCAGCAAGAGAGCAAACCTGAATCACGTGACCGCTCTGGGAGCGAGGCCATAGGAAGTCTGCTGACATTGCTGAAGATTAATCGTGATTCTCAAAAGCATCGCAGTTCTACCTTTAGTAATAGCGAAGGTAAACGATTCGGACCCTCATTCAAAGCCCGGAAGACTACTTTCATGCTTTTTACCGTCACAATAGTTTATATTCTTACGTTTTTACCTTTTTGTGTACTAAGCATCATTGACCTTCATAGGCCACACCTTCAAATGAATGATGCATCCATTGTTGAACTTAATTTTTACCATCTTCTTTTTAGATCTTATATGTTAAGTATGGCTGTTAATCCAAttatatttagttttttaaacaaacattttcgATCTGAATGTTTTTCACTGTTAAAAGATGCTGTACTCTGTATTATTTCATGCTTCCTTATAAAGAAAGTTTAG
- the LOC128170898 gene encoding G-protein coupled receptor 84-like isoform X1, with translation MQENELSQSVGSMNDSWNYNGSLVVDTKTLASLNVSSPLQATHLMVSYRVLNNQVLVSQFFPTLVYVCILFILGVIGNALVCYVYKIKWKIKKKPSTLFILVLAGYDLVNCFVTMPFEMALVCNYMSFDFPIACKLSKFLTYGLNAASTVILLGIAIDRLLGIRYGFKLGSLTMRQARIIVGLSVFIGILTTWPTLFLYGTYEEGVYRTCYFATRFNNSGYITAQVIFSIVASLIGDIIFISIYSLIGYTICQQRNKTVKSNDASIETTKICSKSDTDLCNLADQSTSIDYSKEKDKSTLSLFSKSEGNGYNSFSKTDLFLQQESKPESRDRSGSEAIGSLLTLLKINRDSQKHRSSTFSNSEGKRFGPSFKARKTTFMLFTVTIVYILTFLPFCVLSIIDLHRPHLQMNDASIVELNFYHLLFRSYMLSMAVNPIIFSFLNKHFRSECFSLLKDAVLCIISCFLIKKV, from the coding sequence ATGCAAGAAAATGAGTTATCGCAGAGTGTTGGTAGTATGAACGATTCATGGAATTATAACGGGTCCCTAGTGGTGGATACTAAAACGCTTGCATCGTTAAATGTAAGCTCTCCTCTGCAGGCGACGCATTTAATGGTCAGCTACAGAGTCCTCAATAACCAAGTCCTGGTGTCGCAGTTTTTCCCTACTTTGGTATACGTTtgcattttgttcattttgggGGTAATCGGAAACGCCTTGGTGTGCTACGTCTACAAAAtcaaatggaaaataaaaaagaagccATCCACTCTATTCATCCTTGTTTTGGCTGGCTACGACCTGGTTAACTGCTTCGTTACCATGCCATTCGAGATGGCGTTGGTATGCAATTACATGTCCTTTGACTTTCCAATCGCCTGCAAgctttcaaaatttttgactTACGGCTTAAATGCAGCATCTACTGTCATTCTTCTGGGAATAGCCATTGACAGATTATTGGGTATTCGATATGGATTTAAGCTAGGATCTCTGACAATGAGACAAGCGCGAATAATTGTGGGGCTGTCCGTATTTATAGGAATTTTGACAACTTGGCCAACTTTATTTCTTTATGGTACTTACGAAGAAGGTGTGTATAGAACTTGTTACTTTGCAACAAGGTTTAACAACTCTGGCTACATTACAGCGCAAGTTATTTTTAGTATTGTTGCGTCATTAATCGGAGACATTATATTCATTTCCATATATTCATTGATAGGATATACAATATGTCAGCAACGGAATAAGACAGTCAAAAGTAATGACGCAAGCATAGAAACGACGAAGATCTGCAGTAAATCAGACACAGACCTCTGTAATCTCGCCGATCAATCCACCTCCATCgattattcaaaagaaaaagataaaagCACCTTAAGTCTGTTTAGCAAAAGTGAAGGCAATGGATACAATTCCTTTTCCAAGACCGACCTGTTTCTGCAGCAAGAGAGCAAACCTGAATCACGTGACCGCTCTGGGAGCGAGGCCATAGGAAGTCTGCTGACATTGCTGAAGATTAATCGTGATTCTCAAAAGCATCGCAGTTCTACCTTTAGTAATAGCGAAGGTAAACGATTCGGACCCTCATTCAAAGCCCGGAAGACTACTTTCATGCTTTTTACCGTCACAATAGTTTATATTCTTACGTTTTTACCTTTTTGTGTACTAAGCATCATTGACCTTCATAGGCCACACCTTCAAATGAATGATGCATCCATTGTTGAACTTAATTTTTACCATCTTCTTTTTAGATCTTATATGTTAAGTATGGCTGTTAATCCAAttatatttagttttttaaacaaacattttcgATCTGAATGTTTTTCACTGTTAAAAGATGCTGTACTCTGTATTATTTCATGCTTCCTTATAAAGAAAGTTTAG
- the LOC128158120 gene encoding uncharacterized protein LOC128158120 yields the protein MFKALDKVNYARLDLCSHLQQPKKKLGVPSLLKLCCQKINSCHVDLIREALSCIPNHLAPVLLEIAIDRVAPVAIITLISNWPLPVLCFGDVVHPENKDIFTEEMGLDLMVFKGVIERTKSCKIKVLDLRGFKLNATFSKLIVQMWPILSLKKHQLKPKKLAKIIAKAADVEFSRYMEELLPRMLNDILSHEMVQDTHILIRIPRGEKMIVKIDNIHFTASNTFFMDYLICNCLRSVTPVAITVSNIHIKSDLAIGEEVMDSLAPFIVLKGQDINTLEGLSLRQLEEGIFFMVSPNLKKFSRLRSLDLQDCNIYLQEGKTRSRTIGRAIMVRTLSCFENLVRLDLSFNYLLGCLGEILDALKLPLEFLSLRNCDLNEDDLECLANSKHALSLQELNLSKICQFSIYDNDRISSNNLFKVVFCFKNVKLLNLAQNHFQDSSIPSFCEKLPQNLKKLQYLDIAGNVLTEDSTLQICKALAKVKTFQWFRLTCSNNLLDEALGHLNQAHENAVQAKQRICGLLSALGRTDIHIEIVKLSYAIFVDLMDVMEL from the exons ATGTTTAAAGCTTTAGATAAGGTCAACTATGCCAGACTAGATCTTTGTAGTCATCTACAACAGCCCAAGAAGAAGCTAGGGGTGCCATCTCTGTTGAAACTGTGCTGTCAGAAAATAAACAGTTGTCATGTAGATCTCATCAGGGAAGCCTTATCATGTATCCCTAACCACTTAGCTCCAGTGCTGTTGGAGATCGCCATTGATAGAGTGGCCCCAGTAGCCATTATTACACTCATCTCCAACTGGCCTTTGCCTGTCTTATG TTTTGGTGATGTTGTGCATCCAGAAAACAAAGATATATTTACTGAAGAGATGGGCTTGGATTTAATGGTATTCAAAGGAGTCATTGAGAGAACCAAATCCTGCAAAATCAAAGTCTTAGACCTTCGAGGATTCAAGCTGA ATGCAACTTTTAGCAAGCTAATTGTGCAGATGTGGCCCATATTATCCCTGAAGAAACATcaattaaaaccaaaaaagctGGCCAAGATAATTGCCAAAGCCGCAG ATGTGGAGTTTAGTCGGTACATGGAGGAACTCCTTCCCAGGATGTTAAATGATATTCTGTCTCATGAAATGGTTCAGGACACACATATACTGATCCGTATTCCTCGCG GAGAAAAGATGATCGTGAAGATAGACAACATTCACTTCACGGCcagcaacacattttttatGGACTACTTGATCTGTAACTGCCTAAGATCTGTCACTCCCGTAGCCATCACAGTCTCCAACATTCATATCAA gtcAGACCTTGCAATAGGAGAAGAAGTGATGGATTCCTTGGCTCCATTTATTGTACTTAAAGGACAAGACATAAAT ACTCTTGAAGGTCTATCCCTAAGACAATTAGAAGAGGGAATATTTTTCATGGTGTCACCCAACCTGAAGAAATTTTCCAGATTGCGTTCGCTCGATTTGCAAGACTGTAACATTTACTTACAAGAAGGCAAAACGCGAAGTAGAACAATTGGCCGTGCCATCATGGTCAGGACATTGTCATGTTTTGAGAACTTAGTCCGACTAGATCTAAGTTTCAATTACCTCCTCGGTTGCTTGGGAGAAATCTTAGACGCATTAAAACTTCCATTAGAATTTCTTAGTCTACGAAACTGTGATTTAAATGAAGATGACTTGGAGTGTTTAGCCAACTCAAAACATGCTCTCTCCCTGCAGGAGTTGAATTTGAGCAAAATTTGTCAGTTTTCCATTTATGACAATGACAGAATATCGTCCAATAACTTGTTCAAGGTTGTGTTCTGTTTTAAGAATGTTAAACTGCTCAATCTAGCCCAAAACCACTTTCAGGATTCTTCGATTCCAAGTTTCTGTGAAAAGCTAcctcaaaatttgaagaaactGCAGTATTTAGACATTGCTGGAAATGTTCTCACTGAAGACAGTACACTCCAAATATGCAAAGCTCTTGCCAAAGTGAAAACCTTTCAGTGGTTTCGGCTAACTTGTTCAAACAATCTTTTAGACGAAGCTTTGGGACATCTTAATCAAGCACATGAAAATGCAGTGCAGGCCAAACAACGGATCtgtggtttactgtcagccctGGGTAGAACTGATATCCACATCGAAATTGTGAAGTTATCGTACGCAATATTTGTAGATCTCATGGATGTGATGGAGCTGTGA
- the LOC128158114 gene encoding uncharacterized protein LOC128158114: MSNLTVFAFRMTLPREMYSVFVFGLTLTSLVEWSSQHGLLLSPPQRGSLWRYGYDTPPNYDDNGLFCGGLEEYIKTGGKCGVCGDAYSGPREHEAGGKYAKGIIVEQLPAESTEMKTTIQITSYHKGFFEFRICPHNDIRRPVAQECLDEHLMIIKEGSPESSYTRFYPSNPKVTGKDKYHLTLLIPRGMRCEQCVLQWTYNTGNSWGTDKNGTSCLGCGLQEVFKNCADISIGGTPSVETAQAALIKSEIKEDKTKLQHEIKSGLFHEVRKAIENTKAAKHVQHPQPQSIQKISSPTPVFSTKTYTSGVPQTTFSAKSLVQNRNLFMPVGGLTFLSQIKNRLAKQLSWLKQVPFHHASLLSDQTPDNRFTLASKIKFMPDNTKNQEYRTTAMASNLSPKIRYHMGPQSSFNLYTNPSLSFFESGGHTARVSRPDVNPTVAYKIMSPVTTTKVTKAPTQRPTEASLPTTTDPLDVSQWGEETVTKLPKKYQSYFRKYREAKSTLDVLERNPKKVLSMSKYRRYRKRKNGQNRLKNSLVRDVKRWSSRLEKIAKKLHQ; this comes from the exons ATGTCCAACTTGACAGTGTTTGCATTTCGTATGACATTGCCGAGAG aaatgtaTTCAGTCTTCGTGTTCGGATTAACGCTGACGTCACTTGTTGAATGGAGTAGCCAACATGGATTGCTCCTATCCCCTCCTCAGAGAGGCTCCCTTTGGCGGTACGGATACGACACACCCCCTAACTATGACGACAACGGACTATTCTGTGGTGGCTTAGAG GAATACATTAAAACTGGCGGGAAATGCGGAGTATGTGGAGATGCTTACAGTGGACCTCGCGAACACGAGGCTGGTGGAAAATACGCTAAAGGAATAATCGTGGAGCAGCTTCCCGCGGAATCCACAGAAATGAAAACTACCATCCAGATCACCAGCTACCACAAAGGGTTCTTCGAGTTCAGAATCTGTCCACACAATGACATCCGCAGACCCGTGGCCCAGGAATGCCTTGACGAACACCTTATGATCATCAAGGAGGGGTCCCCAGAAAGTTCCTACACCCGTTTCTACCCATCAAATCCAAAGGTGACGGGAAAAGACAAATACCACTTGACACTGCTTATCCCGAGAGGAATGCGTTGTGAGCAGTGTGTTCTGCAGTGGACGTACAACACAG gAAACAGCTGGGGTACCGACAAGAATGGTACCAGTTGTTTAGGATGCGGATTACAGGAGGTATTCAAAAACTGCGCTGATATCAGCATTGGAGGGACGCCTTCAGTTGAAACTGCACAAGCCGCGCTTATCAAATCTGAAATCAAAGAAGACAAAACCAAACTGCAACATGAAATCAAATCAGGGTTATTTCACGAAGTTCGAAAAGCTATTGAAAATACCAAAGCAGCGAAGCACGTTCAGCACCCACAGCCACAGTCAATTCAGAAAATTTCTTCTCCCACTCCGGTATTTTCGACTAAAACTTACACGTCAGGTGTTCCACAGACGACATTTTCGGCTAAATCATTGGTGCAGAATAGGAATTTATTCATGCCTGTTGGGGGATTAACCTTCCTCTCTCAAATCAAGAACCGTTTGGCGAAACAGTTGAGTTGGTTGAAACAGGTTCCATTTCATCATGCTAGCCTCCTCTCAGATCAAACGCCAGATAACCGTTTTACATTGGCCAGCAAAATCAAGTTTATGCCAGACAACACTAAAAATCAAGAATATCGTACAACAGCTATGGCATCAAACCTTTCGCCTAAAATTAGATACCACATGGGCCCTCAGTCCTCCTTCAACTTGTACACAAATCCGTCCCTGTCCTTTTTTGAATCAGGAGGACACACTGCGAGAGTTTCTCGTCCTGATGTCAACCCTACCGTAGCTTACAAAATAATGTCTCCAGTAACGACGACCAAGGTAACTAAAGCACCCACCCAGAGACCCACAGAGGCCTCTCTCCCTACCACCACCGACCCCCTAGACGTGTCACAGTGGGGGGAGGAAACGGTAACCAAACTTCCCAAGAAATACCAGAGTTACTTCCGAAAGTACAGGGAGGCCAAATCGACGTTGGATGTCTTAGAAAGGAATCCCAAGAAGGTGTTGAGCATGTCTAAATACAGAAGATACCGAAAACGAAAGAACGGACAAAATAGATTAAAGAATAGTCTGGTGAGAGACGTAAAACGCTGGTCTTCTCGCCTGGAGAAAATAGCGAAAAAGTTACATCAGTGA